One window of Triticum dicoccoides isolate Atlit2015 ecotype Zavitan chromosome 5A, WEW_v2.0, whole genome shotgun sequence genomic DNA carries:
- the LOC119303370 gene encoding histone-lysine N-methyltransferase, H3 lysine-9 specific SUVH4-like, with the protein MMICVAILPGAPICEYVGVLPRTGEKRSGSDMHMPSLHVENNSEAPPAPEYCIDAGSIGSFARFINHGCNPNLFAQCVLTNHHDVKLEKVAPNIDSCDVRNSLAIAEYVAEITTSTDRPRS; encoded by the exons ATGATGATATGTGTAGCCATCCTCCCCGGGGCTCCAATCTGTGAGTATGTTGGTGTGTTGCCGAGGACTGGAG AGAAAAGGTCAGGGTCTGATATGCATATGCCATCACTTCATGTTGAGAACAATTCCGAGGCACCACCGGCACCGGAGTACTGCATTGATGCTGGCTCCATtggaagttttgcaaggttcataaACCATGGCTGCAACCCTAACCTCTTCGCCCAGTGTGTCCTAACCAATCACCACGACGTCAAGCTAGAAAAG GTAGCACCTAACATCGACAGCTGCGATGTCAGGAACTCCCTCGCAATTGCCGAATATGTCGCTGAAATTACAACTTCTACAGACAGACCAAG GAGTTGA